One Colius striatus isolate bColStr4 chromosome 7, bColStr4.1.hap1, whole genome shotgun sequence DNA segment encodes these proteins:
- the RAD9A gene encoding cell cycle checkpoint control protein RAD9A — translation MKCVVTGGNVKVLGQAVHSLSRIGDELYLEPTDSGLSLRTVNSSRSAFASFLFAPLFFQLYERGAPHTPRELSRCKVHMKSFLGVFRSLPWLEKTVGKCLMLLRPQAGRLVVQLHCKYGVTKTHNLRFQECERLQAVFDTQRCASSLCAPARVLAEAVVHFPPTLAEVTLGVGPGGKISLRNYVEDEAEPSKTMVTELWLAEDEFQAVAVAPGSCITFCLKEFRGLLTFAEASNLPLTIHYDVPGRPVIFSLDDAVLEVHLVLATLSDPAGSSWHSPANGSASHLPPPPDDFADDLESYLVAMETSTHGEGSGMPPSPTFPLHTPHRPPSDPEEEEEEEEEEGAVPGTPPHKKFRSLFFGSVLTPGGLGPAPAQEVLAEDSDGES, via the exons TCCTCGGCCAAGCCGTTCACTCCCTGTCCCGCATTGGGGACGAGCTCTACCTGGAGCCCACCGACAGCGGG ctgtCCCTGCGCACCGTCAACTCCTCCCGCTCCGCCTTCGCCTCCTTCCTCTTCGCCCCCCTCTTCTTCCAGCTGTACGAGCGGGGGGCTCCCCACACGCCCCGAGAGCTGTCCCGATGCAAAGTCCACATGAAg TCCTTCCTGGGCGTGTTCCGCTCGCTGCCCTGGCTGGAGAAGACGGTGGGGAAGTGCCTGATGCTGCTGCGGCCTCAGGCCGGCCGCCTGGTCGTGCAGCTCCACTGCAAGTACG GCGTCACCAAGACCCACAACCTGAGGTTCCAGGAGTGCGAGCGGCTCCAGGCTGTTTTCGACACCCAGCGCTGTGCCAGCAGCCTCTGCGCCCCGGCACG ggTGCTGGCAGAGGCCGTGGTGCATTTCCCCCCGACGCTGGCTGAGGTGACGCTGGGGGTCGGCCCTGGGGGCAagatcagcctccggaactacGTGGAGGATGAAGCTG AGCCCAGCAAGACGATGGTGACAGAGCTGTGGTTGGCTGAGGATGAGTTCCAGGCGGTGGCCGTGGCCCCAGGCTCCTGCATCACCTTCTGCCTCAAGGAGTTTCGG gggctgctgacCTTTGCTGAGGCCTCCAACCTGCCTCTCACCATCCACTATGATGTGCCTGGCAG gCCGGTGATCTTCAGCCTGGATGATGCAGTGCTGGAGGTCCACTTGGTGCTGGCCACCCTCTCAGACccagcaggcagctcctggcactCCCCAGCCAACGG ctctgcctcccaccTGCCCCCACCCCCAGATGACTTTGCTGACGACCTGGAGTCCTACCTGGTTGCCATGGAAACCAGCACCCACGGGGAGGGCTCAGGgatgccccccagccccaccttcCCCCTGCACACCCCCCATCGCCCCCCAAGCGACCccgaggaggaggaagaggaagaagaggaggagggagctgtgcCAGGGACCCCTCCTCACAAGAAG TTTCGCTCCCTGTTTTTTGGCTCAGTGCTGACGCCGGGGGGCCTtggcccagcccctgcccaggaggT